Proteins co-encoded in one Candidatus Hydrogenedentota bacterium genomic window:
- a CDS encoding sigma-70 family RNA polymerase sigma factor encodes MADGLENVVPLRAEPLLRIVERGDGPLATWTDEALMLEHGQGSEEAYAVLVRRHQKGVLNYVYRMVQNRHIAEELTQEVFLALVRNGGRYQPTAKFTTYLYTIASNIVSKEWARRKRRPKFFSISSWWNHEDDEAFNPMDHVGDERANVLAAFQRGEVSEAVNEALRHLPEHQRETFVLRRFQDLSYEEIAEVLEVPVGTIKSRIVRAERALRPYLEKYREYI; translated from the coding sequence ATGGCCGATGGCTTAGAAAACGTAGTCCCGTTACGCGCGGAACCGTTATTGCGGATTGTGGAGCGCGGCGATGGCCCGCTGGCGACCTGGACGGACGAAGCGCTCATGCTGGAGCATGGCCAGGGCTCGGAAGAGGCCTATGCCGTGCTGGTGCGGCGCCACCAGAAGGGCGTGCTGAACTATGTTTACCGGATGGTGCAGAACCGCCACATCGCGGAAGAGTTGACGCAGGAGGTTTTCCTGGCGTTGGTTCGCAATGGCGGACGCTACCAGCCGACGGCAAAGTTCACCACGTATCTCTACACGATTGCGTCGAATATTGTTTCCAAGGAATGGGCGCGGCGCAAGCGGCGCCCGAAATTCTTCAGCATCTCAAGCTGGTGGAACCACGAGGACGACGAAGCCTTCAACCCCATGGATCATGTGGGGGATGAGCGGGCGAACGTTCTGGCGGCGTTCCAGCGGGGCGAAGTGTCGGAAGCGGTGAATGAAGCGCTCCGCCACCTCCCCGAGCACCAGCGGGAGACCTTTGTATTGCGTCGCTTTCAGGATCTCTCTTACGAAGAGATCGCGGAAGTGCTTGAAGTCCCGGTGGGGACCATCAAATCGCGCATCGTGCGTGCGGAGCGGGCGCTGCGGCCCTATCTGGAGAAATATCGCGAGTATATTTGA
- a CDS encoding type IV pilus twitching motility protein PilT, translated as MDIHDLFDLVAQEKASDLLISAGAPPILRIHGQLFRSRTDALTPEMTEKLIFDFLTEDQREHFLAHKELDFSLASGRRHRFRVNVYRQKGAVTAAFRPIPEKIPSIDDLGLPASVREIANVRQGLVLVTGPTGHGKTTTQAALIDLINNDRACHIITVEDPIEYVHTHKRSIVDQREVGGDTNSFPTALKYVLRQDPDVILIGEMRDLETIKAALTAAETGHLVFATLHTNDAIQTVDRIIDVFPGHEQQQIRFQLSMTLHSIISQRLLPNLDNTARVLACEMLVNNTAVANLIREGKTHQVYSVVETSTREGMITMDRSVKNLYNGGQISEEDALALMKNPKDLKGGSGEAAPVKKTVKKATK; from the coding sequence ATGGATATTCATGATCTTTTTGACCTTGTTGCCCAGGAAAAGGCCTCCGATCTGCTGATCAGCGCCGGGGCGCCGCCGATCCTGCGCATCCACGGCCAGTTGTTTCGGAGCCGGACGGATGCCCTGACGCCGGAGATGACGGAGAAGCTGATATTCGATTTTCTCACGGAAGATCAGCGCGAGCATTTCCTGGCCCATAAGGAGCTGGACTTTTCACTGGCTTCGGGGCGGCGCCATCGCTTTCGTGTAAACGTCTATCGGCAGAAGGGCGCGGTGACGGCGGCCTTTCGTCCGATTCCGGAGAAGATCCCGAGTATTGACGATCTGGGCCTGCCGGCTTCCGTGCGCGAAATTGCCAATGTGCGCCAGGGGCTGGTGCTGGTGACGGGGCCGACGGGCCACGGCAAGACGACGACGCAGGCGGCGCTCATCGATCTGATCAACAACGACCGCGCCTGCCACATCATCACCGTGGAAGACCCGATCGAATACGTGCACACCCACAAACGGTCCATCGTGGATCAACGCGAGGTGGGCGGCGACACGAACAGCTTCCCCACGGCCTTGAAGTACGTGCTGCGCCAGGATCCGGATGTGATTCTGATTGGTGAAATGCGCGATCTGGAGACGATCAAGGCAGCGCTGACGGCGGCGGAGACGGGCCACCTGGTTTTCGCGACGCTCCACACGAACGACGCCATTCAGACCGTGGACCGCATTATTGACGTGTTCCCCGGTCATGAGCAGCAGCAGATCCGTTTCCAGCTCTCCATGACGCTCCACTCCATCATTTCCCAGCGGCTCCTGCCGAATCTGGACAATACGGCCCGGGTGCTCGCCTGCGAGATGCTGGTGAACAACACGGCGGTGGCCAACCTCATCCGCGAAGGCAAGACCCACCAGGTGTACAGCGTGGTGGAGACGAGCACGCGCGAGGGCATGATCACCATGGATCGCTCGGTGAAGAACCTGTACAACGGCGGCCAGATTTCCGAAGAAGACGCTCTGGCGCTGATGAAGAACCCGAAGGATCTCAAGGGTGGTTCGGGCGAGGCCGCACCGGTGAAGAAAACGGTGAAGAAGGCGACGAAGTAG
- a CDS encoding 1-acyl-sn-glycerol-3-phosphate acyltransferase: METLLQSLRSGVRFPLVLLWTAAIWSVRLAFWPIGWWSEALDRRGRRWIMRVWGQGFRRIVGMALEVHGPLPKPPYYLVANHLGYLDIFTLATVLGCTFVARGDLEHWPVIGWVSKSLHVLFINREQRQDAVRVNQLIAHTLAERDGLVVFAESRISRGLAVEPFKSALIQPAIDNGLPVHYVTINYSTPNNTPRPSDVVGWWRPEGFFFHVRRLLRYPGFKVTLHFGEGPISGTDRKTLAAALHEAVKAKYVPFT; encoded by the coding sequence ATGGAAACCCTTCTCCAATCCCTGCGCAGCGGCGTGCGCTTTCCGCTCGTACTGTTGTGGACCGCCGCCATCTGGAGTGTGCGTCTGGCCTTCTGGCCCATCGGATGGTGGTCTGAGGCGCTGGACCGTCGAGGGCGCCGCTGGATCATGCGGGTCTGGGGCCAGGGCTTCCGCCGCATCGTGGGCATGGCCCTGGAGGTGCACGGCCCCCTGCCGAAGCCGCCCTACTACCTCGTGGCCAACCACCTCGGCTACCTGGATATCTTCACCCTCGCCACCGTACTCGGATGCACCTTCGTGGCCCGGGGCGATCTGGAGCACTGGCCCGTCATCGGCTGGGTATCAAAATCGCTTCACGTGCTTTTCATCAATCGCGAGCAGCGGCAGGACGCCGTCCGGGTAAACCAGCTCATCGCACACACCCTGGCCGAGCGCGACGGCTTGGTGGTCTTTGCGGAAAGCCGCATCTCCCGCGGCCTGGCGGTGGAGCCATTCAAGTCGGCGCTGATCCAGCCCGCCATCGACAACGGCCTGCCGGTCCACTACGTCACCATCAACTACAGCACGCCCAACAACACGCCCCGACCTTCGGATGTGGTGGGCTGGTGGCGACCCGAGGGCTTTTTCTTTCACGTGCGGCGGCTGCTGAGGTATCCGGGCTTCAAGGTGACATTGCACTTCGGCGAAGGGCCAATTTCGGGCACCGATCGTAAGACTCTGGCCGCAGCCCTGCACGAGGCGGTGAAGGCGAAGTACGTACCGTTTACGTGA
- a CDS encoding glycosyltransferase family 4 protein, whose amino-acid sequence MRVLHLFSNCKWTGPAEPALNLCRALRDEGVETEFACAPDAGKSVNMVVESARSRGLTPILDFHLRKHRHPWYNFQDVRRLRRYLAEHPFDIVHCHLDNDHEIAARALQGGNTPLVRSSYEGTGLERNTRRQRMLARTTALLEPSEMARLHDIAAFGIAPDRTEVVPGAIDITRFDPKRSLPDARTRLGLTADAYVIGIVARMQTHRHFEDLLQAMRHVVDALPEARLVIIGRGTHQEKVAMEPARKLGLDGQVIFTGYIEGDDFVAAIAAMDVGVYLVPGSDGTCRAARELLAMGKPVVVADRGMLKEIVPDGEAGIVTDGSVAGLANALLSLGRDPERRGALAGGARRLAETRYALGPQAEQVKGIYERILGRA is encoded by the coding sequence ATGAGAGTCCTCCACCTTTTCAGCAATTGCAAATGGACAGGGCCGGCTGAGCCGGCCCTGAACCTTTGCCGCGCCCTGCGCGACGAAGGCGTCGAAACGGAGTTCGCCTGCGCGCCGGACGCGGGGAAATCCGTCAATATGGTGGTGGAGTCGGCCCGGTCGCGGGGCCTGACGCCAATCCTCGATTTTCACCTGCGCAAGCACCGCCATCCCTGGTACAACTTCCAGGACGTGCGGCGGCTTCGCCGCTATCTGGCCGAGCACCCCTTCGATATCGTCCATTGTCATCTGGACAACGATCACGAGATCGCTGCACGTGCCCTCCAGGGCGGCAATACCCCCCTGGTGCGCTCCAGCTATGAGGGCACCGGTCTTGAGCGTAATACACGACGCCAGCGGATGCTCGCGCGCACCACGGCCCTGCTGGAGCCCTCCGAAATGGCCCGGCTCCACGACATTGCGGCCTTTGGCATTGCGCCCGATAGAACCGAAGTGGTACCCGGCGCGATCGACATCACCCGCTTCGACCCGAAACGTTCTCTGCCCGATGCGCGCACAAGACTAGGCCTGACGGCCGACGCCTATGTAATCGGCATTGTCGCGCGCATGCAGACCCACCGCCACTTCGAGGATTTGCTCCAGGCCATGCGACACGTGGTGGATGCCCTGCCCGAAGCGCGGCTGGTGATCATCGGCCGGGGCACCCACCAGGAAAAAGTGGCCATGGAACCGGCACGAAAACTGGGTCTCGACGGGCAGGTGATCTTCACGGGCTATATTGAGGGCGATGACTTTGTCGCCGCGATCGCGGCAATGGACGTGGGGGTCTACCTCGTGCCCGGCAGCGATGGCACCTGCCGCGCGGCCCGGGAGCTCCTGGCCATGGGAAAGCCGGTGGTGGTGGCGGATCGGGGCATGCTGAAAGAAATTGTACCCGACGGAGAAGCGGGCATTGTGACGGACGGTAGCGTGGCGGGGCTGGCGAACGCGCTGCTGTCGCTGGGGCGCGATCCGGAGCGGCGCGGCGCACTCGCGGGGGGTGCCCGAAGGCTCGCGGAGACGCGCTACGCCCTGGGGCCACAGGCGGAGCAGGTTAAGGGGATCTACGAACGGATTCTGGGGCGAGCATAG
- the smc gene encoding chromosome segregation protein SMC, with translation MYFKRVEMLGFKSFADKTHIDLESGTTAIVGPNGCGKSNILDALRWCLGEQSAKALRGNHMQDIIFNGSEQRSPMGMAEVTLTFDNADSKLPLDFAEVQVTRRVYRSGESEYLINKAPCRLKDVQELFMDTGIGTNAYSLIGQGKISLVLSSKPEDRRFLFEEAAGIIKYKARKKVAMRKLDNAEQNLLRLTDIIAEVQRQMRNLKRQVNAAIRHRELTEALRGLEIRNAWLHYNELSGQIEDLKERYTVAEKAYEKASTQTAKMEARQEELAVKRVELERMLMARREGEYQVDSEMEKIESEIALIRKEIEFSKTQCAQAEKDKEEFLKRAENAKGSQGETGSRSSELTQEIEGTEAALKAKQAEYAQAEAAVAEAEQRVESARARTLDTINTRNRTQTELETVGVSLQNIDDQLEGIFGRQKVQNTRHEDLSTQLQERRKEEGEVQKQLTETVTDRKGTQEKHRTISEELKAANEEWQQLREQKSSKEARLNSLRELRDNYEGFAVGVKAVMKARQHEMPEVDGIIGPVGDLLSTDKEYGKAIEAALGGNINNIICDHADAAKSAIAFLKKHRAGRVTFLPLDTIRSNNRDDTDTLRGSHGVIGKAINYVQCDARIMPALEYLLYNTMIVETIDDAIRIARAERRFPRLVTLDGDVVTSSGAVTGGQTKNDSQGMLGRSAEIEDLEGAVQKATGRINILVQQAQQMTGALQELSKKAATLTEQEDSLRQRMNKAGVEIARLSTELDTLTSSGSQLGEQRDALLAQREALETRRKEAAERITSMEGDDDLIQRETAQAQEDAAQRRIALSTCSDALAELRIKLASLTQSLEEAERNRLREAREHSEALEEAARRDKMIESLMMKARDLEAGIADHLERAKALSETKEEAHDKVLEAQKEHNALNEEASGLARSLKELRIETAKGQKEVHALELELTQREDRIAYHQERIATEYGLGLASLDEKQVGTDEYDEKERENLIKEHRKDIQRLGTVNLMAIEEYEALEKRDQFLCSQEEDLRKARETLLGVVDRIDTTIKELFMDTFKTVSECFKNYFRRLFNGGQARVYLLNEDDPLESGIEIEARPPGKKPQTISLLSGGEQAMTAIALLFSIFTAKPSPFCVLDEVDAPLDDANVGRFLELVGEFTDQSQFIIITHNKQTMAKAGAIFGVTQQERGVSQLVSVKFEDVKDEDAA, from the coding sequence ATGTACTTTAAACGCGTAGAAATGCTCGGGTTCAAGTCCTTCGCGGACAAGACCCACATCGATCTGGAGTCGGGCACCACGGCCATCGTGGGGCCCAATGGTTGCGGCAAGAGTAATATTCTCGATGCGCTGCGCTGGTGCCTGGGTGAACAGAGCGCCAAGGCACTCCGCGGCAACCACATGCAGGACATTATCTTCAACGGCAGCGAGCAACGGTCACCCATGGGCATGGCCGAGGTGACCCTGACCTTCGACAACGCCGATTCCAAGTTGCCCCTCGATTTCGCCGAGGTGCAGGTGACCCGCCGCGTCTACCGCTCGGGCGAAAGTGAATACCTCATTAACAAGGCTCCGTGCCGCCTTAAGGACGTCCAGGAACTTTTCATGGACACCGGCATCGGCACCAATGCGTACTCATTGATCGGCCAGGGCAAGATCAGCCTCGTGTTGAGCTCCAAGCCGGAAGATCGCCGCTTCCTCTTTGAAGAGGCCGCGGGCATCATCAAGTATAAGGCGCGCAAGAAGGTGGCCATGCGCAAGCTCGACAACGCCGAGCAAAACCTCTTGCGCCTCACCGACATCATCGCCGAAGTGCAGCGCCAGATGCGCAATCTCAAGCGCCAGGTGAACGCGGCGATTCGCCACCGCGAACTGACCGAAGCCCTGCGCGGCCTGGAAATCCGCAACGCCTGGCTCCACTACAACGAGTTGAGCGGCCAGATCGAAGATCTGAAAGAGCGCTACACCGTGGCGGAGAAGGCCTATGAAAAGGCCTCGACCCAGACGGCGAAGATGGAGGCGCGCCAGGAAGAACTGGCGGTCAAGCGGGTGGAGCTGGAGCGCATGCTCATGGCCCGACGCGAGGGCGAGTACCAGGTCGATTCCGAAATGGAAAAGATCGAGAGCGAGATCGCCCTCATCCGTAAGGAGATCGAATTCTCCAAGACGCAGTGCGCCCAGGCTGAGAAGGACAAGGAAGAATTCCTCAAGCGCGCGGAGAACGCCAAGGGCAGCCAGGGCGAGACCGGCAGTCGTTCCTCGGAGCTGACCCAGGAAATCGAGGGTACCGAGGCGGCGCTCAAGGCAAAGCAGGCGGAGTACGCGCAGGCCGAAGCCGCCGTGGCCGAGGCCGAGCAGCGCGTGGAATCCGCACGCGCCCGCACGCTGGACACGATCAACACACGCAACCGAACCCAGACCGAGCTGGAGACGGTGGGCGTGAGTCTGCAGAACATCGACGATCAGCTCGAAGGAATTTTCGGGCGCCAGAAGGTGCAGAACACGCGCCACGAGGATCTCTCCACCCAGCTCCAGGAGCGGCGCAAAGAAGAGGGCGAGGTCCAGAAGCAGCTCACCGAGACCGTGACCGACCGCAAGGGCACCCAGGAAAAGCACCGGACAATCTCCGAAGAGCTCAAGGCCGCCAACGAAGAGTGGCAGCAGCTCCGCGAGCAGAAGAGCAGCAAGGAAGCGCGCCTGAACTCGCTGCGCGAACTGCGCGACAACTACGAAGGCTTCGCGGTCGGCGTTAAGGCCGTCATGAAGGCCCGCCAGCACGAAATGCCCGAAGTGGACGGTATCATCGGCCCGGTGGGCGACTTGCTCTCGACCGACAAGGAATACGGCAAGGCCATCGAAGCGGCCCTCGGCGGCAACATCAACAACATCATCTGCGATCACGCCGACGCGGCAAAGTCCGCCATTGCCTTCCTCAAGAAGCACCGCGCGGGCCGCGTGACCTTCCTGCCGCTCGACACCATTCGCAGCAACAACCGGGACGACACGGACACGCTCCGCGGTTCTCACGGCGTTATCGGCAAGGCCATCAATTACGTCCAGTGCGACGCGCGCATCATGCCCGCCCTGGAGTACCTGCTGTACAACACGATGATCGTCGAGACCATCGACGACGCCATCCGCATCGCCCGCGCGGAGCGCCGCTTTCCCCGCCTCGTCACGCTGGACGGCGACGTGGTGACTTCCTCCGGCGCGGTAACCGGCGGTCAGACGAAGAACGACAGCCAGGGCATGCTGGGCCGCAGCGCGGAGATCGAAGATCTCGAAGGCGCGGTGCAGAAGGCCACGGGCCGCATCAACATTCTGGTCCAGCAGGCCCAGCAGATGACTGGGGCACTGCAGGAACTCTCAAAGAAAGCCGCGACGCTGACGGAACAGGAAGACAGCCTGCGCCAGCGAATGAACAAGGCGGGCGTGGAAATCGCGCGCCTGAGCACGGAGCTTGACACGCTGACCAGTTCCGGCTCGCAGTTGGGCGAGCAGCGCGACGCGCTCCTGGCGCAGCGCGAGGCGCTGGAGACCAGGCGCAAGGAGGCGGCGGAGCGCATCACGTCAATGGAGGGTGACGACGACCTGATCCAGCGGGAAACCGCCCAGGCGCAGGAAGACGCGGCTCAGCGGCGCATTGCCCTTTCGACGTGCAGCGACGCGCTCGCCGAACTGCGCATCAAGCTGGCCTCCTTGACTCAGAGTCTGGAAGAGGCGGAGCGCAACCGGCTGCGCGAGGCCCGCGAACACAGCGAGGCCCTCGAAGAAGCCGCGCGTCGCGACAAGATGATCGAGAGTCTGATGATGAAGGCCCGCGATCTGGAGGCGGGCATCGCCGATCATCTGGAGCGCGCCAAGGCCCTCTCCGAGACCAAAGAAGAGGCCCACGACAAGGTGCTGGAGGCGCAGAAGGAGCACAACGCCCTGAACGAGGAGGCCTCCGGCCTTGCCCGAAGCCTCAAGGAGCTGCGCATCGAGACGGCGAAAGGCCAGAAGGAAGTTCACGCCCTGGAACTCGAGCTGACCCAGCGCGAAGACCGGATCGCCTACCATCAGGAGCGTATCGCGACAGAGTACGGTCTGGGCCTCGCTTCGCTCGATGAGAAGCAGGTGGGCACCGACGAGTACGACGAAAAAGAGCGGGAAAACCTGATCAAGGAACACCGCAAGGACATCCAGCGCCTGGGCACGGTGAACCTCATGGCTATCGAGGAATACGAGGCGCTGGAAAAGCGCGATCAGTTCCTCTGCTCCCAGGAGGAGGACCTGCGCAAGGCCCGCGAAACCTTGCTGGGCGTGGTGGACCGTATCGATACCACCATCAAAGAACTCTTCATGGACACCTTCAAAACCGTGAGCGAGTGCTTCAAGAATTACTTCCGCCGCCTCTTCAACGGGGGCCAGGCCCGGGTCTATCTGCTCAACGAGGACGATCCCCTTGAAAGCGGCATCGAGATCGAAGCGCGCCCGCCCGGAAAGAAGCCCCAGACCATTTCGCTCCTCTCCGGCGGCGAGCAGGCCATGACCGCCATCGCGCTGCTGTTCAGTATCTTCACCGCGAAGCCGAGCCCCTTCTGCGTGCTCGACGAAGTGGACGCGCCTCTGGACGACGCCAACGTGGGCCGCTTCCTCGAGCTCGTGGGCGAATTTACGGACCAGAGTCAGTTCATCATCATCACGCACAACAAGCAGACGATGGCCAAGGCGGGCGCCATCTTCGGTGTGACGCAGCAGGAGCGTGGCGTGTCCCAGTTGGTCTCCGTCAAATTTGAGGATGTCAAAGACGAAGACGCGGCATGA
- a CDS encoding TIGR00282 family metallophosphoesterase yields MKLVFIGDIVGKPGRQIVAQRIREIRDFWQPDIIVANAENAAGGLGATPEVIDELKRLGIGGFTMGNHTWRKKTIIAAMPGLPELVRPANFPPGLPGKGATVITLPDGRKLGLLNLIGRVYMEPFDCPFRAADALLPELLKETRTILVDMHAEATSEKIAMGWHLDGRCSAVVGTHTHVQTADNWILPGGTAYITDVGMCGPIHSVIGTDKDVVVKKFISGMPEKFDVATGTALLSAVAIEIDDATGQARAIERILIRDEKVKKN; encoded by the coding sequence ATGAAACTGGTATTTATCGGCGATATTGTCGGCAAGCCCGGGCGGCAGATTGTCGCCCAGCGGATCCGCGAAATTCGCGATTTCTGGCAGCCCGATATTATCGTGGCCAACGCCGAAAATGCCGCCGGCGGCCTGGGCGCGACCCCGGAAGTCATCGACGAACTCAAGCGACTCGGAATCGGTGGTTTCACCATGGGCAACCACACCTGGCGCAAGAAAACCATTATCGCCGCCATGCCCGGTCTTCCGGAGCTGGTGCGACCCGCCAATTTTCCCCCGGGCCTGCCCGGTAAAGGCGCCACGGTCATCACCCTGCCGGACGGGCGCAAACTGGGCCTGCTCAACCTGATCGGTCGGGTATACATGGAGCCTTTCGATTGCCCTTTCCGCGCGGCGGACGCTCTGCTGCCGGAATTGCTCAAGGAAACCCGCACCATCCTGGTGGACATGCACGCCGAGGCCACCTCGGAGAAGATCGCCATGGGCTGGCACCTCGACGGACGCTGCTCCGCGGTGGTGGGCACCCATACCCATGTGCAGACGGCGGACAACTGGATCCTGCCCGGCGGCACCGCCTATATCACCGACGTGGGTATGTGCGGCCCGATCCATTCCGTCATTGGCACGGACAAGGATGTGGTGGTGAAGAAGTTCATTTCCGGCATGCCGGAAAAATTCGACGTGGCGACGGGAACAGCGTTGCTGTCGGCGGTGGCCATCGAGATTGACGACGCCACGGGCCAGGCCCGCGCGATTGAGCGGATTCTGATCCGTGACGAGAAGGTGAAGAAGAATTGA
- the rny gene encoding ribonuclease Y translates to MDIASVISGGIGGLIVGYVACVVLSQARGNSLLGKARRDAAQLLSDVERESATREKEAKTRVKELEIDLRAKMEQEAREQRKEIASIEKRILTKEEAVDKRAEVLDKNAVALATQERELVKREKALEKELEKVAALIKDQTQKLEDISGLTADQARRELFITLENEVKRDCALQLKRTEDELKEQAEKKARWIISEAIGRCASDHVAETTVSVVNLPSDEMKGRIIGREGRNIRALENATGINVIIDDTPEAVILSGFDPIRRQVARITLERLIQDGRIHPARIEEMVEKVNEEMAKTIKERGEAACLEADVHGLHPEIVKLMGRLSFRTSYGQNVLQHSIEVCHLSGIMAAELGLNIQEAKRAGLIHDMGKALTHEVEGSHAILGHDIAKRHGENETVCNAIGAHHNEMPMNSVIAVLVQAADAMSASRPGARSETMQNYIKRLEQLEQIANEFDGVEKAFAIQAGREVRLVVQPDRVSDAEASAMARDVARRVETEMTYPGQIRVTVVRETRAVEMAK, encoded by the coding sequence ATGGATATTGCAAGCGTTATCTCAGGCGGAATCGGAGGCCTGATTGTGGGTTACGTCGCCTGTGTCGTCTTGTCGCAGGCCCGGGGCAACAGCCTTCTGGGGAAGGCGCGCCGCGATGCGGCCCAGCTCCTTTCGGACGTGGAACGGGAATCGGCTACTCGGGAGAAGGAAGCCAAGACCCGCGTCAAAGAGCTCGAAATTGACCTGCGCGCAAAAATGGAGCAGGAAGCCCGGGAGCAGCGCAAGGAAATCGCCTCCATTGAGAAGCGTATCCTGACCAAGGAAGAGGCGGTCGACAAGCGCGCCGAAGTCCTCGACAAGAACGCCGTGGCCCTCGCCACCCAGGAACGGGAGCTCGTCAAGCGGGAAAAGGCCCTCGAAAAGGAACTCGAGAAGGTCGCCGCGCTCATCAAGGACCAGACCCAGAAACTCGAAGATATCTCTGGACTTACGGCGGATCAGGCCCGCCGTGAACTGTTTATCACGCTCGAAAACGAGGTCAAGCGCGACTGCGCCCTCCAGCTTAAGCGCACGGAAGACGAGCTGAAGGAGCAGGCCGAGAAAAAGGCCCGCTGGATCATCAGCGAAGCCATCGGACGCTGCGCCTCGGATCACGTGGCCGAGACGACGGTTTCCGTGGTCAACCTGCCCAGCGACGAGATGAAGGGCCGGATCATCGGCCGCGAAGGGCGCAACATTCGCGCGCTGGAAAACGCCACGGGTATCAATGTCATCATCGACGACACCCCCGAAGCCGTTATCCTGTCGGGCTTTGACCCGATTCGCCGCCAGGTGGCCCGCATCACCCTGGAACGTCTGATTCAGGACGGTCGCATTCACCCCGCCCGCATCGAGGAGATGGTGGAAAAAGTCAACGAGGAAATGGCGAAGACCATCAAAGAGCGCGGCGAGGCCGCCTGCCTCGAGGCCGACGTGCACGGTCTGCACCCCGAAATCGTCAAGCTCATGGGCCGCTTGAGCTTCCGTACATCCTACGGCCAGAATGTTTTGCAGCACTCCATCGAGGTCTGCCACCTTTCCGGTATCATGGCGGCTGAACTCGGCCTGAATATCCAGGAAGCCAAGCGCGCCGGCCTCATCCACGACATGGGCAAGGCCCTGACCCACGAAGTGGAAGGGTCCCACGCCATCCTGGGTCACGACATAGCCAAGCGTCATGGCGAGAACGAGACCGTGTGCAACGCCATTGGCGCCCACCACAACGAAATGCCCATGAACTCGGTTATCGCCGTGCTGGTTCAGGCGGCCGACGCCATGTCGGCGTCGCGTCCCGGCGCCCGCAGCGAGACCATGCAGAACTACATCAAGCGCCTCGAACAGTTGGAGCAGATTGCCAACGAGTTTGACGGCGTGGAAAAGGCCTTCGCGATTCAGGCGGGCCGCGAGGTGCGCCTGGTGGTCCAGCCAGACCGCGTGAGCGATGCCGAGGCCTCCGCTATGGCCCGCGACGTGGCCCGACGCGTGGAAACCGAAATGACCTATCCCGGCCAGATCCGCGTTACCGTAGTTCGAGAAACCCGCGCGGTGGAAATGGCGAAGTAA